A segment of the Daphnia pulex isolate KAP4 chromosome 10, ASM2113471v1 genome:
ATAAATATTCCCCTCGTACATGTAAATGTGTGTAGGCCCCTCATAGCTAGAAGAGCAGTGGGGCTGGTTAGACTGTTGTAATACTCCGTGACCCCGAAAGAAAAGTCCAGCTGCTCACGACGTATTGGAATTGCAGACGAGATAAGAATAAAAGAGCTAGCTAGTGTAACGAACCGGTCGGAGAAAATAACGACACCAACAAGATGGATTGGTCAGAAACTCACGAAAAACGCCCTTGACCCTTTTTCATATTCTcccccgttttatttttatttttattatttttattcgatttgatttcaataattttttattttacgtcaattattttctcttttctttttctttttaaatttattcccGCTGCGCGTGCGTTTctgtgatgttgttgttctggTTTCTATTATACGCGTCTGGTGCctgttgtgtgtatgtgtgtgtgtgtgtgcgcagagtcgctctctctcattcgctccgtgtgtgtgtgtgtgtaccgaTAAATGGAAGCTCACGACAGCTGAACAACAACGCCCCGACCCGGGCGTGTACGATCAACTCAATCAAACCCCCGTCTGActgccctttttttgttgttgttgttgctgttgccgttGTTGTGGTTCGGGGAGGTCGGCTCAGCGTTTGTGTTGATTGCCCTTTTATAGGATCTGGCAGGGTGGGGAGAGTTAACGGTGAGAgtacgagagagaaaaccatCAATTTAGAATTAAGTGTTACGTAGTTTccttttaaaacatttaaactaaaaaacaccAAATCCTCCAAAagctaaaaaaccaaaacaaaaccaaaaaaaccccaacgtaaaaattcgtgaaataaacaatcaaacaCGCACGAAATTAGACAGCAATTTGTCGACGCGGAACAATCTTTATCCGGATTGGTGGTGGCCGTGCCAGCACGGACCGACCGATCAGTGCCACTACTGCCGGCCGTCTTACGCCACCTTATGGAGCCACCATGCTCACCGGCAGCAGCAAAAGCACAGACACCACCAACACCAGTGTCACCAACACACGGCCGATTCCGATGTGATGGAGCAAGGGAAATCCGGTAACATGCACCAACAGGATCCACGTACTACTACACTTGAGTTTGTCCgtccatcttcttctctttttcataatttttttttttttgttcgttcgctcgttcgttcgttcgtccgATTCATCTCGTCACTGTTTcaatttccttctcttttAGATTTTAGATTTCGTTTTCACGATTTGGCGatgcgattttatttttctgaattgaaatttgaattgagttatttcttttccgtgggtttatttcatttggtttCATTTCCGTTCGGTCTGATTGGAGAATGTTGGCCGCAGATAGGACGCACTGATAGGCCGCCCCGACATTTTATTTGagtcatttaatttaattagcgtcgggggaaaacaaaagaaaaaaaaaaacatttcagcaCGAATCGATTTCAGttggttttttccttctacCTTAGTTTTATCTAGTCTCTTGTGAATTCATACgcaaatatttgaatgaattaaaaaaattgtacaacATTTATCGGTTGGCAATTCAGCTCAAGATGATCAAACATTGAAATGTCTGTGTGCAGCCAACAGTCCGCAAATTGGGACGCCGCAAATGAGCGGATCGCCCCGGAGGCGGATGGATCAACTCGAACAAAGCCAACagcagttgcagcagcagcagcagcagccggacgGAGGAGACGAGTCGTTTGTCGTCCACCGAGGCAAAACGGTCCCGACGCTTTACAATGTGGTGACGGGCGGAGAGGGAGCCACGCCCAGGGGCTCGCGGGTGGCCGCCATCAAGGAGCGGTTCAACATGGACACGAAAGCGGAAGAAAGAGGCGAAGATCGCTCCTCGTCATCATCCGGTCCGGCCGGCGTCCCCTCCAACTGGGAGGATCGCAAATCGGGCACCAGCTACGCCGGACGCCGCTCCCGACGCAATTCCATCACGGACGACTCGCATTTGACGATCGAGAACTTTGGCGGAAGTCAGGACAACTTGTCCATGTTCGGCCGCAATCCGGACAAGGAGCCGGCGACTGTGCAGCAGTCGGGTCGGCGGCCTTCGATCGACGCCTTCACCCCCGATTCGATCCCGCCAACCGCCGGAACGCCGTCCACGCCCGCCGGAGTCAATTATTGGAGGCGGAACAATGATCGCACCCGCTCGCAGgtataaaatttgtttttccgttttgttttattttgttctcctttttgtgtttctgtCCTGATATCTCGgtcaggaaaaacaaaacaaagtagaaaagtagaaaagtCTTTACCGCATCCGCCATCTGGATCAGTGGTTTTCCCGCCATTCTTGGGCTGTTGTGTAATTGTCGACGACACAGAGACACAAAACGGCGGCCGTTCGTTTTCTCTTGACGGGAAACGACAACGGCGGAaaatggccgtcgtcgtcgtcgtgtgtaAATCAAGACGAATGGGGTTGTTGTTCACATTGGGTTGTTGGCTCCTCGCAGGAAAACCTGTCGGACTACTTAATGGACAACCGTGACGTCGAGGAACAGCTGGACAGGCGCTCGCGGGCCAGCAGCCCTACttacagcagcatcagcagcacgGCCAAGAGCGGCAGCCACAATGGCAACAAGCAGTTTGTCATCATTGCGTCCAATCCGTCGGAGCCGGCCGATCTTTACGAGGACCCCAGAGTCAATTTGGCCAGGGCCACCAATTTCGCCGAACTTTCCAAACTGCGGGAGAGTCTCGGCTCCAACTCGGCCATCAACATCGTCTACATGCAGCAGGACAAGGATCCCATCCAAAGTGGTGAGCTCCTAACTGATTATCCACTGTCCAGTCACGCCATTCTAATCCATTTTGGTCCAATAATTTAGCTAAAGGCAGCGCGGTGGGATCGCCAGTGTCTCAGCACGGCCGTCGGATCAGCGAGAACCAGCGGAAGCTGGGCGGAGGGATCACGATCGCCGAGGCCATGTCGTCGACGTCGTGGGAGCCACAGACGCCGGTCGTCGACAAAATGGACGGTCGGCTGGAAGCGCTGATGCCCGACGACATGAACTCGACCACCGACCTCTACAGCATCCGCCTCAAGATGGAGGAGAAGCGCAAGCGGATCGAATCCGACAAGCGCCAGCAGGAGCTTTTGGCCAACCGCCAACGCGAAAAGGTCGGCAAGGCCGCCTTCCTCCAGGTAACCGATTCCGTTTAGCCTTCCATTGCTCTGTCCGCTCTCTCTCCCACCTTTTGCCTATTACTACTATTACTCACCAGCAGCTGGACATTCATAACTGGCCCATCACGTTTGTTACTTTAGATGAAATAGTTGAATGTGTTGCACAACACAAAGAGTCAATCAAGCCAAAGTATTTGCGGTAGTTGTTATTTTTCCCGGTAGCTTTTTcggttctttttgttgttgtttttttcaatgatcATTTaccaaacaaacatttttcaccGCTGCTCTGCACCTTGCtgcccctctctctctaacaCTGTGCTGGCATGTTGATCAGGCGGTGGCCAAAGGCAAAGGAAATGCAGACGGACGGGACGGCGGTCACGCCAGTCCTGTCGACTATTACTCCGCCATGGAGTCGCCCTCGCGTTCTCACCACCCCGCCATGCCGCCcccgcaacagcagcagcagcaacaccagcCCCATCAGCTCCCCACGCCGGATTACGAGATGCCGGATTACGATTTCCTTCAGcgtcaccagcagcaacaacaccatcaacaacaacagcaacaacaacagcatcacgGCATGCCTTACGATCCTTACCGCATGGGTCAtccgatccagcagcagcagtcgccgATGAACGGTGGAGGAGCTGGCGGGATGGATCCCAACCAGCCCGGCCAGTTTTATTTGCACGAACCGTCGCCAACGTCTCGTAGGACTTGGGGCCAACCACAGCCCATCAGTCCGGCACCTCCTCCGCCTTCTATGGTTTACCGGCCGGACGACATGCTCGGTTACGGTATaccaccacagcagcagcaacaacaacaacaacagcagcaacccaGACGGGCTCAATGGGGTACACCCCAACCGGTAGGTTCTGCCTCATTTCATTCAAGCTTTGccagcttttttgttttgtttttttcactaACGTTAATGCACGGCCTGTGCGtcaatttgtgtgtgtggccttaactcaaataaaacaaaacacgcaCGGCATGACCATGGTCccttttcccccttctttgTCCCTGTTGTCCGGATAGCCATAACAGCGAAAACCTTGATCCATGTCTGccattgttttatttgatcaaCAGGTCCGGGCCATGATGGGTCACCATGGTTACATGATGAATCCCAATACGGGCAATTACATGGATGCCCACGGGCCACCGCAGGGGGGTTACATGATGCAGACTCCGCCCCGTCACCCGATGGACAACCCGTACGATGCCCAGCAGCATTATTACGCCAATGGATCGCAGTTTAACCAGCCCGATCCGCAGGATCCTTATTATTACAGTCCGGCGCGGACGCAGCAGCCTCATcccatgcaacagcagcagccccagcAACAGCAACCGCCTCCTCAACCGCAttatcaacaacagcaacaaggtTACGGTGGTCCTCCGGCTGCTGGATCGCCTCACGGTTATCCGGCTCCGTCTCCTCAGCATAATTATCCGTCGGCGGCCGACCAGAGAGCGCCATTCCGGCTCCACGCCCCCAACGACCTGGCGGCCGAGCCCGTAGTTCTTCGTTCTCCAGCCAATCCCAAGCAGCAAGCGGAAATTCCGGAATTGCATCGAGGATCCGTccacaaccagcagcagccgccgaaAGTGCAGCAGCCGGAGCAGCGGCCGCAGTCGGCCACCATCACTAGACCCGTTCCGGCCACTAGAACCATCACCCCGATCCGCAGCAGTGTGCCCAGCAACGGCGGCGGCCAGTCTTCGTCGTCGACTTCCGCCGCCGGCTCGCCCATCGGCAGCGGAGGCGTTTTCCACGCGGCCATGCCCACGCCATCTATCGACGACATGGAGCCGCAAAATGTTTCCTTCATCGAGACGCCGTCGGCGACCGGCGCCGACGGTGTGGATGAAGCGGATCTTCAACTGCCCCGCCGCCTGCGCAATTTGAATATCACCTCCGGCAACCGGACGTACAGGATTCCGCACGAGGCCACCCAGTCTTCCCCGCCTCGTCCGGCTCTGTTGAAAACGTTCCGGGCCAGCCCgagtcccagcagcagcagtcccgTTTCGCCTTCGCCCAGCTCTGTCTATCTGGCCCCCCAGCCCAACTCTTCCGGCTCGGAATCGCCCGACGAAGCCGTCTTGGACGAAGGAGTCAAAACGGCTAAGCTCAAGGAGAACGTTGAGGCCGATCGGGGCTTCATCATCACCTTCGACGACGTGGCCACCGGCCCCAAGAGACCCAAACCTCAGCTGGGCGCCAAACGCCAACCGTCTCCCAAGAAACTGTCGACCTATTCCGCCCCGTCCGAGACGACGCCAGTGTCCAGCTCGCCGGCCTATAATCACAACAACAAGTCGGGAAGCAGCAGGGTAAGATTGTTGTTCCGCCGGATGCGACCTTGGCGGCTAggcattaaaaagaaattccgcTCGATCAGTTTCTCACGCCCGATGTgaattcgatttttatttttttgttttgttttttattgttttcaacAGGAAGGAAGTCCGAGACGATCGCTGTCGTCAATGGCCCGTGAAAACCGCGACGACTACTCGCCCTTCACGCCCGATTCGCGCGATTCCGGATTCGGTCAGAACAGCCAGGAGGAGCTGAAGCTGTTCAACATGGCGACGGCCATTCCGGGAACATTGCCCGGCAGTGACCGTACCCTACGCGACTACGACTCTCAAGACGATGAGAATCCCACCGGCCTGGTTATCGGCGACGAACTCGTCAATCCCGATCCCGTAaggattttaaaatcaaatcaataatcgtctgaaaaattatgattttgtGGCTTGTGCAGGACGCCATGGACGAGATGGAgcgcaaaaaggaaaagatccTAATGCAGTCGTTGAGGCGCAAGCAGCAACAAGAGGAGGCCCGCCAGCGCAAGGAGCAGGATGCGCTCCAGCGCAAGGAAGAGGAACGTTccaaggaggaggaaaagcAGCGCAAAAAGGAGGACGAAAAAGCCCGTCGGGCCATCATTTTCGAACAATACAAGATCAAAAAGGCCATGGAAGAAGCTGAAAAAGAGGTAAACACATTCcccgggaaatttgaattttagaacgtgattttttaatttccactTCTTGAATGGTACAGGGTCGTCCGTACGAGATGCCGGATCAGATGGGATCGAAATCCGGGCCGAAAATGCGgtccaaaaacaacaacagcacgcCATCCCGGCCCCGTCCCAAGACCATCCACGTGGAATCCGGACCGCCGGAATCTTACACTCCTCATTCTCGCGCCGTGTCCACCATGTCTGCCATGTCCAGTAAAGGCAAGCGTGGCTCCGGCAACAATCTAACAGGTTTGtccattttgattgattggtttaccaatttgaaattcactTCAACTTAACCCGTGTAATAAATTTTGTAGAAAACCGGAACGATTCTCGAGGAGATGGAGTCCGTGGATCTAATCCGACTCTCAGCCGACGTGGTTCCAATTCGAGTCTGCACGGTGGTGAGTcattggtttttgtttttctttcttgttcttgCTTCGATCCTGTTTTGTGTTCCACTTTTGATGTTCGTGTTTGATGTTTAACGTCAAGCACGGGAAACTTTGATGTCTTCTACTTTAATTCAATTACCCCCTTTTATTATAATGTTCATTTTCGTTTCGTATAtatttttggttgttgctgtttttttaaacgcCCCGCCCTTCGCTGTTGTATTCGCTTTACCTAGACTCTCAAACCCCTAATCGGTATCGGACGATGGAACGAGGACATTCGGGCCGCAAGGATCTATCGGTCCCGAGATACGGACGTAAGTTGTTCATTCCTTCAAAATTCCTAATATAGCTGCTACACACGTCAATTTCTCCCTTATCGGCCTGATTTCCATCTGCTCTCTGCTCGTGTGTGAATgacttgattttaaaatgaaatcacaTTTCGGTGAATGTGAGTCAGACAGTAGTCAGCCGACCGAATATTCCAATTACGTTTGCGACTTTATCATTTTTGCTAGAAATTCAATTGTGACTTACGActtgaattgtgtgtgtgtagcgcGTCTGTCGTTtgcttgtgttgttgttgtttcgattggctttgaatttgttttgatacGAATGTGTTTGGGCATGTGTGTGGACGCGCTGTAGAATCCGGAGGCAGCACCCGCAATTCTCGTGAGGACTTGTACGGCTCCCGCAATTATCGCGGCTCTAATTCGTCCCTCAATGACGGTAggtttccacctttttttttttattttttagtttttcgcaGCAACTTGTTCGTATTCTCTCGCTTTGCccgtttgaatttttgttgaatCACCCACAAacttttccaccttttttatgttcgaatttgaatttttggtttgatGTCTTGTCTTTGggttgtttatttatttatttttattttttatttgtttctttcaatgtGACAGCTGACTCGTACGAGGCGTATCATACACCGTTGGTGCATTCCGGGCGGAAGGGTAGTGGTTTCATGACAGGTATGACGACATTTTTCGACCATCACTCTCGACTCACTTTTTTGAATTACGGACGTGGAAAATCGATCAACTACTTAAATGAGACcaggaaaaaaactaaattttagaaaataattagaaCGAGAAGATTGCATTGCTGCTTCAgtcgctttttttaaaaactatttccGATTTCTAGATCTTTATaacttattcttcttcctcctttttctctgattggctttcttgtcatttttgtttttggctttCGTCTATTTTTCTATCATGAAAACGCTTCTCTTTTCGGTGGCTGGCTGGTGATTGTAGGCGGGCGACAGGCGGACGCGACGGTAATGGCGGCCACTGCGGCGGCGGCTTCGGCAAGGCCGGCCGTCCGCTCCAGCAACAACTTGATTTTACGTCGTAGCGGATCTCTTATGGATTTCAGCGGTgaggcttttttctttccaactaACAAAACGACAAATTCTTTCActgtcctctctctctctgcaatGTCCGTCTGTGTGTACATTTTGGCACTTGACGCTTCTCAATGGTTTTGGCTTTTCGATGGGCAAAGGGATTCGATTTGTTGACTTGTCCTGGTGGAGTGGAACGTTTCACGGAAGGAATTTCTAGAATCAATCAACTTTGTGGGTGTTGTATTTTGATGAAACGAATCTGTTTTTGTCTCTTCTCACCTTTTTCCCGCCTTGTGTGCCCTAATTCACCTGTCATTTCTTCACCTGGTCTGTTCCTTCCATCCTTCCTCGCCTTGTGTTGCTTCTAGATGGGGATGCAGGTGTGGGCGGAAGGGCCAATCCGCCGTCACGGAGAATCTCTCCGGCTGTCACGCCCACTTCCACCCCTTTCAGACGATTCCCGTCGCCATCTGGTACACGtttgctgatgttgttgtcgttgtccttcacacacacacacacacacaaacagacaaacgtcgttcattaaaaaaaacaaacaatcaatatggactcttatttttttattatttgttcgcTTTTTCGTTTGGGAAACACGGATTGATTTTCTAAGCACAACACGAACATttagttaatttttatttctttaccaTAAAAATATGATCAACTGTGAATTcgtttgtgtgtttctttcaACAGGTCCTGGATCCTTGCCACCCGGTTTAGTTAGTAAGCGTCGCGGTTTTGACGATGGCGCTAGTGATGTTAGCTCAAATCAAGATTATATCGGTAGGAATTTCTAATCAATGATTGAGGtgcaaatgttttttaaaaatcgacccatttgatttttgaattgccATTCAGGTCCTCGACTGTACAAGCAGCCAGCCGCTCGTTCCAACCGTTCCATCATTTTGAACGCGGTCGAGTACTGCGTCTTCCCCGGCGTCGTGAATCGGGAAGCCAAGCAGCGCGTACTGGAGGAGATCACCCGATCGGAGAGTAAaaactttttggttttgttccgGGACGGCGGACTGACCTTCCGCGCCCTCTACTCATTCAAtcccgaaaaagaagagatcaTCAAGATGTACGGCACCGGACCGAAATTGGTCAACGACACCATGTTCGAGAAATTCTTCAAGTAAGACTTGGCACcttcttttcatctttaattgatttaaatttttaacatttgtgtGCACACTTTGTTCCTTTCCTTCCAACAGATACAATTCCGGGGGCAAGTGTTTCTCACAAGTTCACACCAAACACTTGACTGTCACGATTGACGCGTTCACGATTCACGCCGGACTTTGGCAGGGAAAGAAGCAGAGCCTacccaacaaaaaagataTGACGTTGGTCATTTAAAAAGCGAACAAATTGGGGGAATTACATAAATTGGATTTCGAAAAGGAAACCGGTTAGAATTTCttccccctccaaaaaatttgGATGATCCGATATTATTCATCCGTGTTTCACTTCATGAGAGCTGTTCGGATTGGCCTTTAGTTTTGACACCGACttgaaatataaaacaaaaaattaagaaaaagggaagagggAATTGAAATAATCAGATGACCCAACATAATCAATCGgcgcatttttttgttgtttttttttttcatttccgtttgtttttacattgtgtgtttttttttcttccggctaACCCCTCTTTGACATTCCTATTGGCTAACGTGATAACCTTGCTGTATAGGGATCGCCAAAGTTGAATTACCGTCACGTTCGGGAATTAATTTGATGAGATTgaggaatttcttttcttttttggtatttttgcTCCATCCACTTTTAATTGgtccgcccccccccccttcatctTGACCACTTGAAGAGATTAACCCGCTTACCTGGcgacattcaaaaaataataataaaaaaaaagtcgatcgttttttctttccacatcaattgttagtttttttttgttcccctcCAATATTATTTCAGCGTCCTCCTCTACATAGTGTACTCcgtttttaagaaaaaaaagtaacccTCCATTCGCGCGCTCTCCTATAACCGCGACTGCTAACTGATGTGTCAATTGATCACTTATTTTGCCCTCACACAGCCCGCCCTCACATTTGATCCAGTGccgttttttcgtttctttcaagCAATTATTAAAAGGAGAGCCAAGGGCATTCCTCatccatttgtttgttttttctttctttgcgtACGTGTTGTGTAGCGGTGAAGCTgctcattgaaaaaaaagaagaggaattgAACAGCAGAaacaatacaaacaaaaaaatgcggCTGCAAAACAGAATGTTGGAAATTTAGTTTGACGATCGCGTTTGCTGTCACCTGTAAATAGCGTTGTGTAGTTGATAAGCGTTGGCCAGCAAACCAACCGTCAAACATTGTAACAGCTTGAgccatcaatttttttttttttatttctttatttgtacCCCTATTTTATTGTGTTGCctctactctttttttctcttcttcctcgatTATGTTCTTGTTTAATTCCTACCACTTCGTTTGTtccaacttttgtttcttttttttttgcccgttCCTTCCTCCCTTTTTGTAGTTCATCACGCgagttaatattttttttcctgtcttTCCTAACGAACTTACCCGCCTGCCCGTCACGGGCGTTATTCTCTATCCTCTACATTCATATGTGCAGCAGCTGCCAAGTTCAATACAATAACCAACATGAACCAgagtttgatttttcattttcattattcattaGGTTATTGTTGCAAATTATTGTCAgctgttatttgttttatcgAAATTTAACAAGGATAATAAAAATCAGCGTCTTTTCGACCTTATTCGATCAAAAGTTACCATAACTATTTAAAAACCTTAAGTACAGAAATCATCAATGGATTAGGGAAATGGGTCGAAttgtaacttttttgaaaaatgagctCTATTCCTACACTAATACAGATCAACTTTCTTACAAAAACCATCTTCGTCTGAGCTAGGTTTTTACGGCAATAATTCGCAATGAAGCTGGATGCACTCAATCCTTCAGCAGCAGTGATCTGCCGAATCGATCATAAATGTGAACGGATTCAAACCTGAATAGAatcaaagaatcaaaaatcaCAATCATTCAGTGATGTTTGATTCAGAATcaagaatcaaaaagaatttagaaTCAGACTCTAAATTTTTGATTCTACGTAATTCGTTTTACATGTGCTTGTGGTATTTATGCCATTGTCAAGCGAGTATAGCtatgttaaattttaaacGAACAGTTTCTCGTACAATCATTGTTTGCATTCCCAGTTTGCAACAAGTTCCTGAATATTTCGGATGTAATAGGCCTATACCGGCCTATACCTCCGAAGTATTGTAAGCTTTAATAGATTTGGAAAGTTACGTTGCTTCGCATGATCTCATCAATGATTGATTTACATCGCACTTATATATCCCTATTGCGTGTTGAGCTGGATCCATGCACCTAAAATTTCACCTGTTGCCTACAAATTGGGTACATTTTAAGAGATAGCAAATTaagtagccagtgtcgggtagCCATTGTCGAAGATAGCAGGTGTCGTTTTTGCtcatttacaaataaaaagttacTTTCACTTTGGTTACTCAACATGCAATGATACATTAGAAAGGATcgtaaaaatgtggaaaatgGAGAATAACTTTGTAGCAAATTATATCGTATCTTATTTTGTGGAATGCCTCAGAGAAAACTGCAATGTAAGCAAACATGAGAAATGGATGAA
Coding sequences within it:
- the LOC124206329 gene encoding patronin-like isoform X16 gives rise to the protein MESRSSSSARMRTLTYMPVVEVQGYNAHNKLQAKQRASVQWLLSKSYSHQVPEDVKEPFYRDVEDQEYLKPSVVHALANAELYCLALAHIYADPNYSQLNHWGVIQALARKGVYVAEPSDVALTETTLIHTSPLRMSAHMAVMEGIMNLFVKEVVSAERVVAAIRRFADLDASQTPAPKEAEQALLLWITKACQSLKKRLTAEVDGHGEDVPNFPELRELGDLSDGMSLLGLLAFYAPDLVDWTRIATNEPFSMADCLYNLELVHKFCSESLPNNIFHLGLEDIVYMHSSVRQNVLAFLADLFYILEVRPAKCIRPPGLMRDRFPINEETSSPSTPDADVGGQLSSPLRKSFHRRTSLQPLVKSIPDLRKGKSNAIRRQGSLQERDRTKRQTVHEDSNLSTRNNLYPDWWWPCQHGPTDQCHYCRPSYATLWSHHAHRQQQKHRHHQHQCHQHTADSDVMEQGKSANSPQIGTPQMSGSPRRRMDQLEQSQQQLQQQQQQPDGGDESFVVHRGKTVPTLYNVVTGGEGATPRGSRVAAIKERFNMDTKAEERGEDRSSSSSGPAGVPSNWEDRKSGTSYAGRRSRRNSITDDSHLTIENFGGSQDNLSMFGRNPDKEPATVQQSGRRPSIDAFTPDSIPPTAGTPSTPAGVNYWRRNNDRTRSQENLSDYLMDNRDVEEQLDRRSRASSPTYSSISSTAKSGSHNGNKQFVIIASNPSEPADLYEDPRVNLARATNFAELSKLRESLGSNSAINIVYMQQDKDPIQSAKGSAVGSPVSQHGRRISENQRKLGGGITIAEAMSSTSWEPQTPVVDKMDGRLEALMPDDMNSTTDLYSIRLKMEEKRKRIESDKRQQELLANRQREKVGKAAFLQAVAKGKGNADGRDGGHASPVDYYSAMESPSRSHHPAMPPPQQQQQQHQPHQLPTPDYEMPDYDFLQRHQQQQHHQQQQQQQQHHGMPYDPYRMGHPIQQQQSPMNGGGAGGMDPNQPGQFYLHEPSPTSRRTWGQPQPISPAPPPPSMVYRPDDMLGYGIPPQQQQQQQQQQQPRRAQWGTPQPVRAMMGHHGYMMNPNTGNYMDAHGPPQGGYMMQTPPRHPMDNPYDAQQHYYANGSQFNQPDPQDPYYYSPARTQQPHPMQQQQPQQQQPPPQPHYQQQQQGYGGPPAAGSPHGYPAPSPQHNYPSAADQRAPFRLHAPNDLAAEPVVLRSPANPKQQAEIPELHRGSVHNQQQPPKVQQPEQRPQSATITRPVPATRTITPIRSSVPSNGGGQSSSSTSAAGSPIGSGGVFHAAMPTPSIDDMEPQNVSFIETPSATGADGVDEADLQLPRRLRNLNITSGNRTYRIPHEATQSSPPRPALLKTFRASPSPSSSSPVSPSPSSVYLAPQPNSSGSESPDEAVLDEGVKTAKLKENVEADRGFIITFDDVATGPKRPKPQLGAKRQPSPKKLSTYSAPSETTPVSSSPAYNHNNKSGSSREGSPRRSLSSMARENRDDYSPFTPDSRDSGFGQNSQEELKLFNMATAIPGTLPGSDRTLRDYDSQDDENPTGLVIGDELVNPDPDAMDEMERKKEKILMQSLRRKQQQEEARQRKEQDALQRKEEERSKEEEKQRKKEDEKARRAIIFEQYKIKKAMEEAEKEGRPYEMPDQMGSKSGPKMRSKNNNSTPSRPRPKTIHVESGPPESYTPHSRAVSTMSAMSSKGKRGSGNNLTENRNDSRGDGVRGSNPTLSRRGSNSSLHGADSYEAYHTPLVHSGRKGSGFMTDGDAGVGGRANPPSRRISPAVTPTSTPFRRFPSPSGPGSLPPGLVSKRRGFDDGASDVSSNQDYIGPRLYKQPAARSNRSIILNAVEYCVFPGVVNREAKQRVLEEITRSESKNFLVLFRDGGLTFRALYSFNPEKEEIIKMYGTGPKLVNDTMFEKFFKYNSGGKCFSQVHTKHLTVTIDAFTIHAGLWQGKKQSLPNKKDMTLVI
- the LOC124206329 gene encoding patronin-like isoform X11, producing MESRSSSSARMRTLTYMPVVEVQGYNAHNKLQAKQRASVQWLLSKSYSHQVPEDVKEPFYRDVEDQEYLKPSVVHALANAELYCLALAHIYADPNYSQLNHWGVIQALARKGVYVAEPSDVALTETTLIHTSPLRMSAHMAVMEGIMNLFVKEVVSAERVVAAIRRFADLDASQTPAPKEAEQALLLWITKACQSLKKRLTAEVDGHGEDVPNFPELRELGDLSDGMSLLGLLAFYAPDLVDWTRIATNEPFSMADCLYNLELVHKFCSESLPNNIFHLGLEDIVYMHSSVRQNVLAFLADLFYILEVRPAKCIRPPGLMRDRFPINEETSSPSTPDADVGGQLSSPLRKSFHRRTSLQPLVKSIPDLRKGKSNAIRRQGSLQERDRTKRQTVHEDSNLSTRNNLYPDWWWPCQHGPTDQCHYCRPSYATLWSHHAHRQQQKHRHHQHQCHQHTADSDVMEQGKSANSPQIGTPQMSGSPRRRMDQLEQSQQQLQQQQQQPDGGDESFVVHRGKTVPTLYNVVTGGEGATPRGSRVAAIKERFNMDTKAEERGEDRSSSSSGPAGVPSNWEDRKSGTSYAGRRSRRNSITDDSHLTIENFGGSQDNLSMFGRNPDKEPATVQQSGRRPSIDAFTPDSIPPTAGTPSTPAGVNYWRRNNDRTRSQENLSDYLMDNRDVEEQLDRRSRASSPTYSSISSTAKSGSHNGNKQFVIIASNPSEPADLYEDPRVNLARATNFAELSKLRESLGSNSAINIVYMQQDKDPIQSAKGSAVGSPVSQHGRRISENQRKLGGGITIAEAMSSTSWEPQTPVVDKMDGRLEALMPDDMNSTTDLYSIRLKMEEKRKRIESDKRQQELLANRQREKVGKAAFLQAVAKGKGNADGRDGGHASPVDYYSAMESPSRSHHPAMPPPQQQQQQHQPHQLPTPDYEMPDYDFLQRHQQQQHHQQQQQQQQHHGMPYDPYRMGHPIQQQQSPMNGGGAGGMDPNQPGQFYLHEPSPTSRRTWGQPQPISPAPPPPSMVYRPDDMLGYGIPPQQQQQQQQQQQPRRAQWGTPQPVRAMMGHHGYMMNPNTGNYMDAHGPPQGGYMMQTPPRHPMDNPYDAQQHYYANGSQFNQPDPQDPYYYSPARTQQPHPMQQQQPQQQQPPPQPHYQQQQQGYGGPPAAGSPHGYPAPSPQHNYPSAADQRAPFRLHAPNDLAAEPVVLRSPANPKQQAEIPELHRGSVHNQQQPPKVQQPEQRPQSATITRPVPATRTITPIRSSVPSNGGGQSSSSTSAAGSPIGSGGVFHAAMPTPSIDDMEPQNVSFIETPSATGADGVDEADLQLPRRLRNLNITSGNRTYRIPHEATQSSPPRPALLKTFRASPSPSSSSPVSPSPSSVYLAPQPNSSGSESPDEAVLDEGVKTAKLKENVEADRGFIITFDDVATGPKRPKPQLGAKRQPSPKKLSTYSAPSETTPVSSSPAYNHNNKSGSSREGSPRRSLSSMARENRDDYSPFTPDSRDSGFGQNSQEELKLFNMATAIPGTLPGSDRTLRDYDSQDDENPTGLVIGDELVNPDPDAMDEMERKKEKILMQSLRRKQQQEEARQRKEQDALQRKEEERSKEEEKQRKKEDEKARRAIIFEQYKIKKAMEEAEKEGRPYEMPDQMGSKSGPKMRSKNNNSTPSRPRPKTIHVESGPPESYTPHSRAVSTMSAMSSKGKRGSGNNLTENRNDSRGDGVRGSNPTLSRRGSNSSLHGDSQTPNRYRTMERGHSGRKDLSVPRYGPDSYEAYHTPLVHSGRKGSGFMTGGRQADATVMAATAAAASARPAVRSSNNLILRRSGSLMDFSGPGSLPPGLVSKRRGFDDGASDVSSNQDYIGPRLYKQPAARSNRSIILNAVEYCVFPGVVNREAKQRVLEEITRSESKNFLVLFRDGGLTFRALYSFNPEKEEIIKMYGTGPKLVNDTMFEKFFKYNSGGKCFSQVHTKHLTVTIDAFTIHAGLWQGKKQSLPNKKDMTLVI